Within Diabrotica virgifera virgifera chromosome 7, PGI_DIABVI_V3a, the genomic segment ttcagtcttcttctcgtaaaagttatgaatttttaaaaataaaaggtgtagattcgtgaattgcaaagatatttttctagtttgaataagtcagttgattgggtggtaacataaatcaaatatttgtttaaaaaaattaatttttgtaataaaacttaatttttttttaatctatggttcactttaccaaatttttaattcatagtcaatttgaattttttataaaaaattaagtactcgtgtggggaaaaaaataaatatgtcattttaattgcctatttgtcttatttataaaattcatattagagttttcaaaaagcgtatacagggtgaaatttttttctaagacccaaactaactaatttttttaagccggacctgatttttttctagtttgaataaatcagttgattaggtggtaatagtgtaacgattgaccaaaataagagacacaccGATCTGACTGTTCAAAAATTATAACGAATAtatatttctgtcaaaatgcgaaactcgccctgtatattattaaacaatgggagcagacactttttaatggtcatttgttattccccataggggcctctatacgaggtaggagtatgtacagttcctcatgactcaccctgtatgtaatCGATTTAGTTTTTGGTTTTCCCGTCTGGGCTTATCCAGGTCCACCTTCTATTATCTGGTTTATTAAAAAATGTATTCATACAAAATAGGTTTTACTCCTGTGTGTATGTTAGCAACTATTCTCCTCTTTCGTTCGTAGTTCCTAGCTAGACcataataatacagggtgattgattaataGGGttaagctcaatagctccgctatagtaatagatagaaataaaaggtaatgacaaaaatttcggaatgggacgtttcatcgccgccggttcatcgccgccgtttcgatgccgccggttcaccgccagtccatttcatcgccggccgtttcatcgccggccgtttcatcgccagttagtcagttgatcttgtattatgggagatgacacgacacgacgttaaattcagtttaaaacttatgacaaataaatagataaaaaatattattatattcatttactgttctatttctacttccccctaaatttgatactaaacagtattaaatttgtagtattatattaattatattaatttactgttctatttctacttccccctaaatttgatactaaacagtattaaatttgtagtgttaaattatattttatattataaaagtttaaaagtctattaaaagattaagtatggcaacgggaatggtcatatctcgcatttcctagaattcctaattaatactaaaaataaataataaatgtaaatgTCGAAAATTGTTCGAAAATTCGAAAATATATCAGTTaacgattaactgactggcgatgaaccggcggcatcgaaacggccggcgatgaactggcggcatcgaaacggcggcgatgaactggcggcgatgaaacgtcctagaccccaaaaattttagccacctttgagcttcacattacaaaattagttaaaatgttacagggtgttcgataacacagtggcagacctaacttatgtttttttaaatggagccccctatattttattttaaattcaaaatcctcttaacttctccatcacaaaaatataaaggtttgttatgttatacagggtatttacaaagttataaccaattttatatgaaaatcgtaacaagttcaactccctgtataaataaaaattagcaaaacagcaataatttattaatgcaATATTTTCTGACGCATTGTCAGAACTTtaaagaatggtcgatattgctaattttatgtatatcaaatacagggtgagtcaaaacgcaagtacattattttctcagtaatttgaaatggaacaccctgtattttatatcactattgaaaagtaccattaccgtactttaatttttagataatattccctatgtctaaatttattagttttcgagatattttcatttttcaatggaccagtagcgtggccactcaaatcaccagaatttaataaactggactgatttttttggagTTACGTTagtaatgaagtttataaaatacctccaaaaACAAGAGataagatgaaaaatagaatacaaagtgtatttcgatgtgttaatttacaaatgctccgtagagtaagtagctcaatATAtagtttttaggcgtacataaatgtgttaggagataattttgaacaccttatgtaattaaatattaaaattattttattaaaagtagcttctaattttttcaaacatgttttttgcaaaatgtattactgataaattatgtttcgtcctttatttgttacattgttacatttacatacaaaagtagtgtttaattgtcttcacaaaatattgcattttgtgtttgtgtgtttttttgtaaaatttattacatactaattttctttgtttacttgttgaatttataaaaaagatagtttttaattgtttcaaaaatgttgcatgtagtggttgtgtttttgtttgtaaaatgtattactaataaattatttttatttctttatttgctacagtgttacattgattacctaattgataatcggtaatgttcaattgtcaattcagtcatggcttacttaaaatttagattttatacacctaaaataatttgctctgaaaaatgaaaatatcttgaaaactaataaatttgggcatagagaatgttatataaaaattaaagtacgataatgttacttttcaataatgatataaaatacagggcattccatttaacattactgagaaaataatgtacttgcgttttgactcaccctgtatttgatataaagaaaattagcaacatcaataattcttaaaaattgtgataataaataaacaaatatggcattaataaaccattgctgttgtgcttatttttatttatacagggggttgaacttgttacgattttcatataaaattggttataactttgtaaataccctgtataacattacaaacctttatatttttctgATGGACAAgctaacaggatttcgaatataaaataaattatagagtgttccatttaaaaaaacataacttaggtctgccactgtgttatcgaacaccctgtaacattccatctaattttgtaatgtgaagctcaaaggtagctaaactttttgttattaactattattgctatctattactatagcggagctattgagctttaccttactaatcaatcaccctgtatattcctcTATTTGGTGTTGTGCTTCCCTACCTTGGCGTTGAAGTCTCcctcatcatcatcttggtgctacagcccttagagggcctcgaccttctcaagctttctacgccattctgttctgtcccttgcttgcattttccagttgccgactccgatcttctcggcatcctgtgttaccccgtccatccacctcagctttgatctaccccgtcttctcattcccacgggttgcgctgttagaatcttttttatcatgttcgattcaggggcccgggctacatgtcctgcccactgcaggcggtttcgcttaattatagtgataatatcttttccatcaaacgtatgcttgtagatattctgcagttcaaagttatatctacgcctccatattccgttctcacagaccgctccgaatatcttacgtagcacctttctttcaaaaatcgacagagcggattcatctgttttagttagcgtccatgcctctgatccatatgtgagaacggggactatcaatgttctatacagccttatacgagttttttgagacagacgtttgttagctaagtactttgatagactatgataacacctgtttgcaattattattcgtctttttatttcctctgatgtgttattattggggttaaccgatgtccctagatatatgaactctttgaccgcttcgaagttttggtcattgatgattagatctgcgtcaatatttccagctcttgtgtttgtgttagtcgccatgaattttgttttatttcgatttatatgtaaccgCATTTGTTttgctgctgctactagctcggttaggatttccgcagttctcgctctgGTTCTTGTTTGTCTTGAAGTCTCCCATGATTATTTTAAAAGAAGCACTTTCTGTCATTGCTTTAGAAATAACTTCATAGAATTTCTCCATTTCCTCATCGGTTGATTGGCTAGTGAGAGCGTATACATCCATTATTTGGATGCTGTACATTTTTGATAGTTTATGAACAATGTAAATGACTCTTTCTGAGATTGCAGCAGATTTTGTGACCAAATGTTTGAAGCTTTTGTGGATCAATTTGTGCTATATCGTCGACATGTGCATTGTATTCTTTATGAAACTGGTAGAACATGTGTCCAAAATTGAGTATTGTACAGTGTTCTCTGTTTTTGGTGTTTTGATGAATTTTTGCCTCCCTCAGATTCCATGACATGAGTCTGACCTTCTTAGAGGTGTGGGATTGAGCACCCAGCTGGGGACCAGTTCCTCctcacataacaatgatgttcgcatcatgttcaaagaatgtactaccaacattcgtcggagtatattctttttagtatatgcgtagtacaagcatagcacgTACCTtaaaaaagattctaaatttcatgttctttgcacatccttcaaagaatattctcgtaccgaatatactgagtatattcgtgtacgtagtatctcggaatatttgtaaatattcttagaatatacctttatcgaatattcttaacacatacttataagtagatacttttaaaatatcttaaaaataatatgtatatacagggtgtcccgaaaagattggtcataaattataccacacattctggggtcaaaaatagttcgattgaacctaacttaccttagtacaaatatgctcatgaaaaaagttacaaccctttgaagttacaaaatgaaaatcgatttttttcaatatatcgaaaactgttagagattttttattgaaaatggacatgtatcattcttatggcagtaacatcttaaaacaaaattatagtgaagtttgtccaccccataaaaattttatgggggttttgttcccttaaaccccccatacttttgtatacgttccaattaattcgtTATTGtcgtaccattagttaaacacaacgtttttaaaacttttttgcctctcagtattttttcaataagccagtttttatcgagatgcttcttcttttttaatatatttacataaaaattttatgggggttttgttcctttaaaccccccaaatgtttgtgtacgttccaattacactattattgtggtaccattagttaaacacattatttttaaaacttttttgcctcttcgtctttttttgacaaatcaccttttatcgagatatggcatctttttcaaaatatacctaaaaatgtaaattataaatacattttcagattattaacaggtctctataatcgtactaaaccatatacaaatatgtggtggattcgacaaatattcaaaataggtcgataaacactggcttatcaaaaaagtagaAAGAgacaaaaaagatttaaaaacattttgtttaactaatggtgtcacaataataatttaattggaacgtacacaaaagtttgggggggtttaaaggaacaaaacctccttaaaatttttatggggtgcacaaatttcactttaatttttttttaagatgttgctgtcataagaatgccacatgttcattttcaatgaaaaatctggaggggttttcgatatatgaaaaaaaatctattttcattttgtaaattcaaagggctgtaactttttttgtgtgcactattgtatataggtaagtgaggttcaatcaacatatttttgaccccagaatctgtggtataatttatgaccattcttttcgggacaccctgtataagaagtataatattagccttacaGTTTATCAACTTggttattttttagaataattaataaaatttatatatgtatgtaggtagtatcggacgattttcatttcaaaattgttgtatggttaaaaagtttaaacattaattgtattaacctttattattaaaaattcgttttcataatggaaaggactttaccatttcgagtgtgtcatgagtatttttacatcgttggaaattgaatttaggtacattcaattcaatagaaccaaaacgtgccaaaacccacaaccaaaggctttggtgttgccaaccgtcgagtaagctttttccgtcaacttaccttaaaaattcccacttttatgaaaaaattccCTCCTTTTTACAAAATTTGAGAAgataatatgtttaattattttcaaatattttgatttttttattatcttacaatttggactggaacaaaaatccccttttgagttaactttttccgtttatcaccttttatgttgaaaattgccgcaaaaagggaaatttccctccgtttggcaacactaaCCACCGATGTTGTTATTCCATAATACATATCCCCGtcttattctgaccatttcttaaccgaatggatcagggataggaaacAACGGTAAAATATGAAAACGGAAACAGCCATAATTTGTATCATTGTatctatgcagtgttaaggatgaagacgaATAATAAAGTACTAGGACTAAGGAACATACataatatctttatttttttgtgcggtgcttcaaaatatctattttggtaactcaatattacttaaatagtaggtatctaggtaagtacatataagtgtATATAAATTATAGTTTCTtatacatagtttagtttagctaaatattatataataatttatatgaataactaaaatttataaatacctaGGTACCTACTtaatttttaagtaatattgtagaatgtaggtactacattctcatttgcaattaaaatatgtaaatataatcgGAATTTGATAGAACCTAAGAAGAGATTAGGTAATGCTGAAAACATACCACTGatcaatatagcacttgatagcactttcttagaatattcttaaaaatatatattcttcccatacaaagatgtgcggtagtacgttctaagtatataaatagaaggtttatagcacgtccttggaatgttctaaaaagtatgttcttggtatgtactgaaaagaagtgcggtagtacattctaagtatgtatatacatagaacgtttaagtgctgtaatgtagtatatactcagtatctgctctgcacattcgcaatggtaattacgcatattctcagtatatactttttctgaaaagtatgttctatgcatctactaagaacatgaaattgttatgtgggatctTGTTTTAAAACTCATTGGGGGCGAGTTAGCCATAACTCGCCACGCTGGCAAGACAAGTTGGCGACTGTGGGGGGGATATAGGAAAGAAATTTGGGGTTTGGGCCTGGTTTCCTCTAAGTGGGGAGTGAAAGAAAAACCAGGAACTCGCGTGGACAAGAACAATAAATCCCTGAAGTAAGTCTACCCTCTATCAAAATCATAGAGGGGTACCTACCCGCTACCGTTTTATATAAGTATACATTATATAAGTACAAATTTATGAACAGAATTATTAACATATTTACTTGAAACGTGAACACCTAATGTGTACCTAAAACAGTTCGACCTTTTTGGTTACATGTCTTGTACTGCATATTTAAAACTTGATAATGAATTGTTCAAAGCTGATTGATAACGAGGAGTATTGACGTTTTTATTTGCACTATTAATGAGGTACTGATAATTAATTATTGATTACGGAGGCTAAAGCCGGTATAGAATTTCATTTATTTACCTTTTCTGTTATTTTTtctcattttattttgaatattaattAGTAAATGTGCGTAAGCAGGTACCGATAGTAagtattcaataatttttttaaaatttttgtatgCAGCCCAGTGAAGCACGGTAGCACCTCTATTGTTGCTATCATTAACATCGATGTTCCCGGATTGAAGCAGATATTTGAATGCTTTTAGTGAGTCACTATAAGCCGCATAATGAAGAGGTGTATTCCCATATTTCTCAACCACCCTTGGATtcaatttatatttattaagtaGACAAGTTAATACATTCAAAGAATTTCCTAAGGCAGCTCTGTGTATAAGAGTTTCTCCGTTTGTATTTACAGTACTTAAATTCAAATATTTATCTTTTACCAATAACATTTCATTCTTTTGATCCACATCACTTAATATTTTTACTGTTTTGGGTGGTTTATTCAAAGACACCAGTGAAGAACTGTTGACACAAAGTAATCCGCTTTGTTCGAAGTATTCAAGATTATCAAGAGAGTCGTGCTGACAAACGTAATGAAGCGGTGTAAATCCATATTTATCAACAGTCGTATATTCCAGTTCATATTTTTCTAGGAGTGTTTTAAGTAAAGGAAAACCTGATATTGCAGTCCAATGAATATATGTTCTTTCATATTTATCTCTAACGCTTAAATCCAATCCATGATCTATTAAATAATCAACCAAATCTAGAATAACATCATACTCTACCTTAGGCCGAATACGGTTTATCTGATCCTTCACTATAAGTTCAATGTACTCCTCAGCAATACGTACTGCTTTAAAATTACCCCGATATTTCATTCTCTCAAAAatcatattaaaatatattttgtatttttctgaGCCCCAGAACATCATTGTGATGTAATGAAATACGGTCAGTCCATTCTTATCAACGGAGTTAATTTCAGCACCGTTTTTTACTAGATACTTAACAAAATATGGATAGTGAGCAGATAGGTGCAATGCCGTTTCACCAGAAGTACCCCTATGACTAATAACTTCGGAAAAACCATCGTATTGGTTAAATACAAATTTGACAATACTAAGGTAACCTTGAAGTGCTAAAAATGATATACTTTCTACCCATCTTTGTTCAGTAAGTATCCGACCAAACTCTTTACTAATCTTATTGAAACATTTATCCTCAACTGATATTTTTGTGTTGAGGATTTCATCAAGAAATCCAGATACACCAGCATACTGTATTTTAAGAAACACTTTGTTAAGAAGAGCTAGAAGAATTGAGTCGCTAATACGTTTATGACTAAGAAAATTCCAAATGTATTCGGCAGCAAAGTATTCTTCGAAACTTTTGTGAACAAATTTAAATTCTCCGTTTGTATCTTCGAATATACCAATTGAAAGCATCGATGAATTTACAGAAGGAGATATATCAGTATTGAAAAGTTCTTGTAATTCTCGTGGAAGGCTTTTACTAGCAGCAAACTCCCTTGTGTTAGTTAAGTAAGCATCAAAAGCATCTGTTACAATACTGCTTATGTCACATTTTTGTTCTTGAACAAaagtttttttcttttcttctaagACAAGCTTATAAAATTCATACACACTCAAcgatttagaaaatattttggaTATATGGTGTAGATGATGCCCGTTGTTGAGTATGATATCGATTAATAATCTTAATGCAAGTGGagttgaacaaaaattttttattccagGTGCTTTTGCTTTTAAATGGCGAAACAAATCTTTTGTGTTCTGTACGCTAGTTGCATTTTTATATGTAacgtacttttcaaaaaaaatctcttGATCTTGTTCATTAAACGGCTCTACCACAACTGTTTCCACATTAGGCTTATtccgaattttttttaagataaagtCATAGTTCCTGCAGGACATTATCACTAATAAAATGTTCAGATTCTTTGAACTTGAGCAATCTTCAATCAAATCTTGCACTTGATGGATGTACTCTGAATTATTTTCGTCTATTCCATCGATTATGATAATCTTCTCGATAGATTTTAAAACCTGAATATCGAAACTACATCGAATATCTTCACTGTAACTTAACAAACCTAAAAGACTGGAATTCAAACTCTTATTTTGTAGATACTCTATCGCTCTTGATAATTCTATATTTATTATCCATGTCAGTCGGGAACAATTTTTATCTGTCAACTTTCTCGATAgtattatattttctaaaagAGTTGTTTTACCAGCCCCTGGAGGGCCAGTAAGTACAGTTACTTCTTTATTGATGTTTTTTAGTTTACTGAGTAAGAGATCTTCAGAAAACAAATTTTGGAAATCCCTACTTAAAAGTCGAGGAATATAATATTTTTCTAATGTTATTGATGCCGTTGGAAATTTTCCTAAAGATATTGTTTCCTTTTTaattaattgcaaaataaataattcGTCAATTAGATATTCTATCTTACAAATCGTTACTAGATCCTCTAGTACAATCTGCAGACCTTCAAATTCTAAAATTATTGGATTTCCCAAGTCTGAATAGTTGTTATCATTGGATAACTTAGTCTTTATAGAATTTACTAGATCTTTGTATGAATCTCCGTCTAAATCAAATGATTTTTCTCTAGATTTAACCAGGGAACAAATATAAGATTTATCCATTGAATCTAGCGATTGACAATTATCCATTAAATTTATTACCTTACAATTATTTAACAGATGTTTAAATGTTACAGCTTCACCTTGAAATTCAATAGTCGTCTTACATACTATCTCCTTTGTATTTTCATCGAATAGGTTCAAGCGGATTTGATCGGTTTCAACATTTTTGTCTTGAAATCCGAAATTTTTGGCAATAATGATCACCttcttttgtttattattttctaaTATACTCGATATGTTGTAATATATTTCTTTACTCTGATTCTTGTCCATTTCCAAAAAGGAAACAACtaaatatttaatgttttttatttcaaaacatttaataatattttcaatCGTTTTATAGTCTCTCCGTGAAGCTAGAAACAGTACTTCTTTAAAGAACATATCATCGGGTTTGTCCTGTTTCTTATAAATCAATTTTATGCTGTTAACTATTTTAGCTAAACATAAATCCAAATTCTGTTCAGATTTGACTAAATTAATGGAAAGTGAAAATTGATAGGGGTTTAAAAAAGAGATGTCGCAATTTAAAAACTGTTGAATACATCTATCATTTTCCTCTCTATACCAAATGAGTTTCATATAATTTTTCGTCATATAAACGGAATGTTTAGAGCCCAAGTTGCGCCAGTAATGAATATCATTTATtatatacaaattttttaacGAAGGATTTTTTTTCTCCATGCTCATAATGAGTTCAGAAATTTGTGTATCAATTTGTTCTTTACTTATTTTGATGACTACAAATTTGGACATAAACTCTTCAATATCATTATCATTTAAAGACATTTTCTGCCATGAAAGTTTGTCTTTATCATTGTTGGTAATATTGTTTTGATAAGTTTGAACTTCATCAAATTTCTTGCGTTGGTTTTCCCTAATACTACGCATTTCTACTTTATCGCCAAATATTtggtttgttatattattactTTCAGAAAATCTTTTAATGTATAATATGCTATCTGGTAACTTAGCATTGGTGCATAATATTATTTGTTTTACTGCCTTCGTCTTGAGATCATTAACCTTCCCTTTTATGTCATTATACGACAGAATATATTTGTAAATACTAAAATTATCAGATTTTGGCTTAGTTGACCAGAATTCCCGATTGGAGACTTCTTTGTTTTCCTTAAATTTTGCCTGTAGTAATAAGCACTCATCATTCATTTTAAATACCAAATCGTCGAATTTTCCAGCGTCTATATATTCATTTGCCAAGCTCCAGTTTTCAAAATGTTTAAATGCGGCTACTGCAAATAGGCAATGGAGTTTCCATTCATAGTCGGTACCCAGATTTGCAACTGGGCCTTTATTATATTCCCCCATCACTTTTTTTGTTGGTAGCTTTCGAGTCTGATGCATCTgaaacattataaaatataaatgaaacATAAGGTTGTACAacgagtataaaaaaataacaaaagcaaaaatcaaaaatatacgaaaaaaaacAAAGCTTGTGGATATGTTcaaatacactgcgcgtcagaggaAACGGGCTACCCacaaaatgggacatttttgatgtctcgaatttcctaaaactCTTGTCTCATTCAGGTGATTTTtgttaatatgttatagccttattatttaacaatatcgctgtaataatattgttgctggataggtaaattgtcactgtataccgggtgtaccaatcaaactatgtctaaaatttggtaggttttaagggatagttattgcgcattttttgacatacaattaagaattttatgttcaccattggcgtgcataccgGTAATATGAGCCGTATGCGCTAGATTAAGTTTGGGTTCGAATTATAATTCAAAAACATTTATGATGAAAATAATTAATACTACTAAATATATGTATACGTCATCATTATTCTctttctctttgccttatccctatgcggggtcggcttccctaattgcatttctccatacaattatatcttgggtcatatcaatattaatcccctttaccaacatgtcctgcctaattgtctccccccacgtcttctttggtctttctctcatactccttccaggaatctgcacttcagcaatttcATCGTGTTGGGAGATTAGCGTCTCGGCGTACATAAACATATGTATACTTCATTTCTTGAATTTCGTCCGAGGAATGAAATCCCACATGCGGCACATTAATTACCTACAGTTACATCTCTGTCAGTTAGAGACAAGTTGGAATTTTTAATGTGGACGTATACATATTTCTATAATAATCATTTAGGCATTCCAGGAAGCTTCATATGGTTTCATCAGCAAATACAGTTGATCTCAAACgtttttttcagtgcgtcattaaatTTGGCGTCATTTaagattttaagaatgtcgcgaatcacagcatgacattttagttaaatctgacagttgtcagaatatgaattgtagattctagacctcaaaatattaagattttaacccaaatcacttgcTACCCGTCAAATTGCTAGGTCCTCTTTTTACCTTAGGAAACTACCTAGGCAAAATGAGTAGCAAGAAGGAtgcaaaaatattcaaaataaaaattgattgatctta encodes:
- the LOC114338111 gene encoding uncharacterized protein LOC114338111 isoform X1 translates to MDADNVNGSNLQKKIVSSKMHQTRKLPTKKVMGEYNKGPVANLGTDYEWKLHCLFAVAAFKHFENWSLANEYIDAGKFDDLVFKMNDECLLLQAKFKENKEVSNREFWSTKPKSDNFSIYKYILSYNDIKGKVNDLKTKAVKQIILCTNAKLPDSILYIKRFSESNNITNQIFGDKVEMRSIRENQRKKFDEVQTYQNNITNNDKDKLSWQKMSLNDNDIEEFMSKFVVIKISKEQIDTQISELIMSMEKKNPSLKNLYIINDIHYWRNLGSKHSVYMTKNYMKLIWYREENDRCIQQFLNCDISFLNPYQFSLSINLVKSEQNLDLCLAKIVNSIKLIYKKQDKPDDMFFKEVLFLASRRDYKTIENIIKCFEIKNIKYLVVSFLEMDKNQSKEIYYNISSILENNKQKKVIIIAKNFGFQDKNVETDQIRLNLFDENTKEIVCKTTIEFQGEAVTFKHLLNNCKVINLMDNCQSLDSMDKSYICSLVKSREKSFDLDGDSYKDLVNSIKTKLSNDNNYSDLGNPIILEFEGLQIVLEDLVTICKIEYLIDELFILQLIKKETISLGKFPTASITLEKYYIPRLLSRDFQNLFSEDLLLSKLKNINKEVTVLTGPPGAGKTTLLENIILSRKLTDKNCSRLTWIINIELSRAIEYLQNKSLNSSLLGLLSYSEDIRCSFDIQVLKSIEKIIIIDGIDENNSEYIHQVQDLIEDCSSSKNLNILLVIMSCRNYDFILKKIRNKPNVETVVVEPFNEQDQEIFFEKYVTYKNATSVQNTKDLFRHLKAKAPGIKNFCSTPLALRLLIDIILNNGHHLHHISKIFSKSLSVYEFYKLVLEEKKKTFVQEQKCDISSIVTDAFDAYLTNTREFAASKSLPRELQELFNTDISPSVNSSMLSIGIFEDTNGEFKFVHKSFEEYFAAEYIWNFLSHKRISDSILLALLNKVFLKIQYAGVSGFLDEILNTKISVEDKCFNKISKEFGRILTEQRWVESISFLALQGYLSIVKFVFNQYDGFSEVISHRGTSGETALHLSAHYPYFVKYLVKNGAEINSVDKNGLTVFHYITMMFWGSEKYKIYFNMIFERMKYRGNFKAVRIAEEYIELIVKDQINRIRPKVEYDVILDLVDYLIDHGLDLSVRDKYERTYIHWTAISGFPLLKTLLEKYELEYTTVDKYGFTPLHYVCQHDSLDNLEYFEQSGLLCVNSSSLVSLNKPPKTVKILSDVDQKNEMLLVKDKYLNLSTVNTNGETLIHRAALGNSLNVLTCLLNKYKLNPRVVEKYGNTPLHYAAYSDSLKAFKYLLQSGNIDVNDSNNRGATVLHWAAYKNFKKIIEYLLSVPAYAHLLINIQNKMRKNNRKGK
- the LOC114338111 gene encoding uncharacterized protein LOC114338111 isoform X2; the protein is MHQTRKLPTKKVMGEYNKGPVANLGTDYEWKLHCLFAVAAFKHFENWSLANEYIDAGKFDDLVFKMNDECLLLQAKFKENKEVSNREFWSTKPKSDNFSIYKYILSYNDIKGKVNDLKTKAVKQIILCTNAKLPDSILYIKRFSESNNITNQIFGDKVEMRSIRENQRKKFDEVQTYQNNITNNDKDKLSWQKMSLNDNDIEEFMSKFVVIKISKEQIDTQISELIMSMEKKNPSLKNLYIINDIHYWRNLGSKHSVYMTKNYMKLIWYREENDRCIQQFLNCDISFLNPYQFSLSINLVKSEQNLDLCLAKIVNSIKLIYKKQDKPDDMFFKEVLFLASRRDYKTIENIIKCFEIKNIKYLVVSFLEMDKNQSKEIYYNISSILENNKQKKVIIIAKNFGFQDKNVETDQIRLNLFDENTKEIVCKTTIEFQGEAVTFKHLLNNCKVINLMDNCQSLDSMDKSYICSLVKSREKSFDLDGDSYKDLVNSIKTKLSNDNNYSDLGNPIILEFEGLQIVLEDLVTICKIEYLIDELFILQLIKKETISLGKFPTASITLEKYYIPRLLSRDFQNLFSEDLLLSKLKNINKEVTVLTGPPGAGKTTLLENIILSRKLTDKNCSRLTWIINIELSRAIEYLQNKSLNSSLLGLLSYSEDIRCSFDIQVLKSIEKIIIIDGIDENNSEYIHQVQDLIEDCSSSKNLNILLVIMSCRNYDFILKKIRNKPNVETVVVEPFNEQDQEIFFEKYVTYKNATSVQNTKDLFRHLKAKAPGIKNFCSTPLALRLLIDIILNNGHHLHHISKIFSKSLSVYEFYKLVLEEKKKTFVQEQKCDISSIVTDAFDAYLTNTREFAASKSLPRELQELFNTDISPSVNSSMLSIGIFEDTNGEFKFVHKSFEEYFAAEYIWNFLSHKRISDSILLALLNKVFLKIQYAGVSGFLDEILNTKISVEDKCFNKISKEFGRILTEQRWVESISFLALQGYLSIVKFVFNQYDGFSEVISHRGTSGETALHLSAHYPYFVKYLVKNGAEINSVDKNGLTVFHYITMMFWGSEKYKIYFNMIFERMKYRGNFKAVRIAEEYIELIVKDQINRIRPKVEYDVILDLVDYLIDHGLDLSVRDKYERTYIHWTAISGFPLLKTLLEKYELEYTTVDKYGFTPLHYVCQHDSLDNLEYFEQSGLLCVNSSSLVSLNKPPKTVKILSDVDQKNEMLLVKDKYLNLSTVNTNGETLIHRAALGNSLNVLTCLLNKYKLNPRVVEKYGNTPLHYAAYSDSLKAFKYLLQSGNIDVNDSNNRGATVLHWAAYKNFKKIIEYLLSVPAYAHLLINIQNKMRKNNRKGK